Proteins co-encoded in one Cervus canadensis isolate Bull #8, Minnesota chromosome 15, ASM1932006v1, whole genome shotgun sequence genomic window:
- the LOC122453895 gene encoding guanine nucleotide-binding protein G(I)/G(S)/G(O) subunit gamma-5-like gives MSGSSRVEAMKRVVQQLQLEAGLNQVKVSQAAADLKQFCLQNAQHDPLLTGVSSSTNPFRPQKVCSFL, from the coding sequence ATGTCTGGTTCATCCAGAGTCGAGGCTATGAAAAGAGTAGTTCAACAGCTCCAGCTGGAGGCCGGGCTCAATCAGGTGAAGGTTTCCCAGGCAGCTGCAGATTTGAAACAGTTCTGTCTGCAGAATGCTCAGCATGACCCTCTGCTGACTGGAGTATCTTCAAGTACAAATCCCTTCAGGCCCCagaaagtctgttcttttttgtAG